From the Cucurbita pepo subsp. pepo cultivar mu-cu-16 chromosome LG05, ASM280686v2, whole genome shotgun sequence genome, one window contains:
- the LOC111795757 gene encoding uncharacterized protein LOC111795757 — protein sequence MATTIHGEEHDKQDEDEDDDEEEALSLCDLPVKEKQQPLLLNENPITEDFDFNFNHWPPPPSPPPMCAADDIFFQGHLLPLRLSVSSDNTHNQFFSKPLSARSESMDHNMLRFRNGSSSSSNSSRSHYSRCSSISNNSISIPTNSKPRTQNNVFHSHPSPTPQIRSFSTFGRRSRSRSSSRWDFFRVGVLRTPGMELHDLKTRTTNAGAFEAAPTVGQKTTASFLGVVSCKKSVETIPAAKKIRNWSGNIVKKRNEKGKGIGIGIREKELNDNVEIREKEKEKATRLSHRRTFEWLKQLSHATTFADQQSS from the exons ATGGCAACAACCATCCATGGCGAAGAACACGATAAACAAgacgaagacgaagacgaTGACGAAGAAGAAGCATTATCTTTATGCGACCTTCCAGTCAAAGAAAAGCAGCAGCCTTTGCTTCTAAATGAAAACCCCATCACGGAGGATTtcgatttcaatttcaaccaCTGGCCACCGCCGCCGTCGCCGCCGCCCATGTGCGCTGCCGACGACATCTTCTTTCAAGGCCATTTGCTCCCTCTTCGCCTCTCTGTTAGCTCTGATAATACTCACAATCAATTCTTTTCTAAACCTCTGTCCGCCAG gTCGGAGTCTATGGATCATAATATGTTGAGATTTAGAAATGGAAGCAGTAGCAGTAGCAACAGCAGTAGAAGTCATTATTCCAG GTGTTCAAGTATTAGTAACAATTCCATTTCAATTCCGACGAACTCAAAGCCAAGAACTCAAAACAACGTCTTCCACTCTCACCCAAGTCCCACGCCCCAAATCAGATCCTTTTCGACTTTCGGCCGTCGGAGCCGGAGCCGGAGCTCCTCCCGCTGGGACTTTTTCCGGGTGGGTGTTCTCCGAACGCCAGGAATGGAACTTCACGACCTCAAAACTCGCACGACCAACGCCGGCGCTTTCGAGGCGGCACCCACGGTGGGGCAGAAAACAACCGCCTCGTTTTTGGGTGTGGTGAGCTGCAAAAAATCAGTGGAGACAATACCGGCGGCGAAGAAGATAAGGAATTGGAGTGGGAATATtgtgaagaaaaggaatgaaaagggaaagggaatTGGGATTGGGATTAGGGAGAAGGAATTGAATGATAATGTTGAAAttagggaaaaggaaaaggaaaaggcaaCGAGGCTGTCACATCGTCGAACATTTGAATGGCTAAAGCAGCTCTCGCATGCAACAACCTTTGCTGACCAACAATCATCTTGa